One genomic window of Micrococcus flavus includes the following:
- a CDS encoding type II toxin-antitoxin system death-on-curing family toxin: protein MTVHLTTEDLLALAADLRVGPLRDLGLLDSAAHRPASVVYGREVYPGLDEKAAVLLESLVRNHPLGDGNKRLGWLAVVVFYSVNGVVLDAPDDDAYDLVVGVAAGERSVAEIGAALSAWH, encoded by the coding sequence ATGACCGTCCACCTCACCACCGAGGACCTCCTCGCCCTGGCGGCCGACCTGAGGGTGGGGCCGCTGAGAGACCTCGGCCTGCTCGACAGCGCCGCCCACAGGCCCGCCAGCGTGGTGTACGGGCGGGAGGTCTATCCGGGGCTCGACGAGAAGGCTGCCGTCCTTCTCGAGTCCCTCGTCCGGAACCATCCGTTGGGAGACGGGAACAAGAGGCTCGGCTGGCTCGCCGTCGTCGTCTTCTACTCAGTGAACGGCGTCGTCCTCGACGCCCCCGACGACGATGCCTACGACCTGGTCGTCGGCGTCGCGGCGGGCGAACGGAGTGTGGCCGAGATCGGCGCCGCGCTGTCCGCCTGGCACTGA
- the hemB gene encoding porphobilinogen synthase: MSFPLHRPRRLRQSAAMRRLVAETRIHPNQLILPAFIKEGVSEPVAIESMPGVVQHTADTLKRAAAEAAELGVGGIMLFGVPAQRDATGSCSLDPEGVLNGAVRDVKGEVGDALVVMSDLCLDEFTDHGHCGVLREDGAVDNDATLEIYAQMGVAQAEAGADVLGPSGMMDGQVRVIREALDDAGHQDTAILAYAAKYSSAFYGPFRDAVDSALQGDRKTYQMDPANRTEAIHEVMLDLEEGADMVMVKPAMSYLDVLREVADLADVPVSAYQISGEYAMIEAAAAHGWIDRKASIVESVLSIRRAGADTVLTYWAAELARWIKEDSL, encoded by the coding sequence ATGTCCTTCCCGCTGCACCGTCCGCGCCGTCTGCGCCAGTCCGCCGCGATGCGCCGGCTGGTCGCCGAGACCCGCATCCACCCGAACCAGCTGATCCTGCCCGCCTTCATCAAGGAGGGCGTGAGCGAGCCGGTGGCCATCGAGTCCATGCCGGGCGTCGTCCAGCACACCGCGGACACCCTCAAGCGAGCCGCCGCGGAGGCGGCGGAGCTCGGCGTCGGCGGCATCATGCTCTTCGGCGTGCCCGCGCAGCGGGACGCCACCGGCTCCTGCTCCCTGGACCCCGAGGGCGTGCTGAACGGGGCCGTCCGGGACGTGAAGGGGGAGGTGGGGGACGCGCTCGTCGTGATGTCCGACCTCTGCCTGGACGAGTTCACCGACCACGGCCACTGCGGCGTGCTCCGCGAGGACGGGGCCGTGGACAACGACGCCACCCTGGAGATCTACGCGCAGATGGGCGTGGCGCAGGCCGAGGCCGGCGCGGACGTGCTCGGCCCCTCCGGGATGATGGACGGCCAGGTCCGCGTGATCCGCGAGGCCCTCGACGACGCCGGTCACCAGGACACCGCGATCCTCGCTTACGCCGCCAAGTACTCCTCCGCGTTCTACGGCCCGTTCCGCGACGCCGTCGACTCGGCACTGCAGGGCGACCGCAAGACCTACCAGATGGACCCCGCCAACCGGACCGAGGCGATCCACGAGGTCATGCTGGACCTCGAGGAGGGCGCGGACATGGTCATGGTCAAGCCGGCCATGAGCTACCTGGACGTGCTCCGCGAGGTCGCGGACCTGGCCGACGTCCCCGTCTCCGCGTACCAGATCTCCGGCGAGTACGCGATGATCGAGGCCGCCGCGGCCCACGGCTGGATCGACCGCAAGGCGTCCATCGTCGAGTCCGTGCTCTCCATCCGGCGCGCCGGCGCCGACACCGTGCTCACCTACTGGGCGGCCGAGCTCGCCCGCTGGATCAAGGAGGACTCGCTCTGA
- the hemC gene encoding hydroxymethylbilane synthase encodes MTAQAQPGPGPATAVRVGTRGSALATTQTRHVAEALTERSGLGHELVVIRTEGDVTKGSLASLGGTGVFASALREAVLDGRVDMAVHSLKDLPAAQPPGLEIAAVPPRADLRDALCARDGFTLATLPEGAKVGTGSPRRVAQLKALRPDLELVDIRGNVQTRLARVPGLEQHDDGAPVAEGAPRGDLDAVVLACAGLDRLGLQHVITERIDPEVMLPAPGQGALAVEIREEDGPLLAESVLDPDSHAGRLRAALELVDDRDTHVAVTAERALLLRLEAGCAAPIGAVTQVEKGVAEDGSPAPRIVMSAMVAAMDGSQVLRRTSSVQLDAVPADVADDPAEADEWLEDTLFLAAGALGVHLAEQFVAEGADLLPGTARGAAEDDPEQVTSDVPGTGVVGEERPGPADAGA; translated from the coding sequence GTGACCGCACAGGCGCAGCCCGGACCGGGCCCCGCGACCGCCGTCAGGGTGGGCACGCGGGGCTCGGCCCTGGCCACCACGCAGACCCGCCACGTGGCCGAGGCGCTCACCGAGCGCTCCGGCCTGGGCCACGAGCTCGTGGTCATCCGCACCGAGGGCGACGTCACCAAGGGCTCGCTCGCCTCGCTGGGGGGCACGGGCGTGTTCGCGTCCGCGCTGCGGGAGGCGGTGCTGGACGGACGCGTGGACATGGCGGTGCACTCGCTCAAGGACCTGCCCGCGGCCCAACCGCCGGGGCTGGAGATCGCCGCCGTGCCCCCGCGCGCGGACCTGCGGGACGCGCTGTGCGCCCGCGACGGCTTCACCCTGGCCACCCTCCCCGAGGGGGCGAAGGTGGGCACCGGCTCGCCGCGCCGCGTGGCGCAACTGAAGGCGCTGCGCCCGGACCTGGAGCTCGTGGACATCCGCGGCAACGTGCAGACGCGCCTGGCGCGCGTGCCCGGCCTCGAGCAGCACGACGACGGCGCGCCCGTCGCCGAGGGCGCCCCCCGCGGGGACCTCGACGCCGTGGTGCTCGCGTGCGCCGGACTCGACCGACTGGGCCTGCAGCACGTGATCACTGAGCGGATCGACCCCGAGGTGATGCTCCCGGCCCCCGGCCAGGGGGCGCTCGCGGTGGAGATCCGAGAGGAGGACGGGCCGCTGCTGGCGGAGTCGGTCCTGGACCCCGATTCGCATGCCGGCCGGCTGCGGGCCGCGCTCGAGCTGGTGGACGACCGGGACACGCACGTGGCCGTCACCGCCGAGCGGGCACTGCTGCTGCGCCTCGAGGCCGGCTGCGCCGCCCCGATCGGCGCCGTGACGCAGGTGGAGAAGGGCGTGGCCGAGGACGGCTCGCCCGCCCCGCGGATCGTGATGTCCGCGATGGTCGCCGCCATGGACGGCTCCCAGGTGCTGCGCCGGACTTCGTCCGTGCAGCTGGACGCCGTGCCCGCGGACGTGGCGGACGACCCGGCCGAGGCCGACGAGTGGCTCGAGGACACCCTGTTCCTGGCCGCCGGCGCGCTGGGCGTGCACCTGGCCGAGCAGTTCGTGGCCGAGGGCGCGGACCTGCTGCCGGGCACCGCCCGCGGGGCGGCGGAGGACGACCCGGAGCAGGTCACCTCGGACGTGCCCGGCACCGGCGTGGTCGGCGAGGAGCGGCCCGGACCCGCCGACGCCGGAGCCTGA
- a CDS encoding P-loop ATPase, Sll1717 family, with the protein MTETSSFFEAYNISGNPFASTNAENEDLLSEYFVAPPYFESVVGLAETPKSTIVFAPRGSGKTAQRKMIENRAALPDSNFACISYTDFTGITPDTASLAQHKLAICRLMTVAALGHIEAQPERADGLSKHEKLVLTTASQQLLGGLSQSEFQTALGSVKSLGQKWSDIWNRYGGIMAVVVNAAMKKLGMDDVNIDAPAGSEGARGVIDGQYLYSQLASLFATLGFSAVYVLVDKVDETVFTNNDKSATFNLISALLFDLPTLEQPGVAYKFFLGDYLKMAFLDGGGRDDRILVTNLHWTTDELSTMLSRRLMAYSENQVDSFNAFLDKNVEVDLHELICRLNPESPRDLIRMCDRIITEHTRRAGYPVTIGRFSMLAGIHEFSANWCDSRFSSIMSEIRRVPLTSFTNRELANNTFRIDDTSMRNKIAKWVDAGAVSIVAQQPGVRPGRPSNVYAFADPRLVIAKEARGRLADSLSTGVFVCRECNEIVIASDEAVKCLSCGSDFNSWHSLWDSVTPGA; encoded by the coding sequence GTGACTGAAACTTCGTCGTTCTTCGAGGCCTATAACATCAGTGGCAACCCATTTGCATCGACAAACGCTGAGAATGAGGATCTCCTTTCGGAGTATTTTGTTGCCCCGCCGTATTTTGAGAGTGTAGTTGGTCTGGCGGAAACGCCGAAGTCCACCATTGTGTTTGCCCCGCGAGGTAGTGGAAAAACGGCCCAGCGCAAAATGATTGAAAATCGAGCCGCGTTGCCTGATTCCAATTTTGCTTGCATTAGCTACACCGACTTTACTGGTATCACCCCCGACACTGCTTCATTGGCGCAGCATAAATTGGCGATTTGTCGCCTCATGACGGTAGCCGCCCTGGGGCACATCGAAGCTCAGCCCGAGAGGGCCGACGGTCTTAGTAAGCACGAGAAGCTCGTTCTCACAACAGCATCGCAGCAGCTCCTCGGAGGGCTGAGCCAGAGCGAATTTCAGACTGCACTCGGTTCTGTGAAGTCACTCGGACAGAAGTGGAGTGATATCTGGAACAGGTACGGCGGCATCATGGCTGTAGTGGTTAACGCCGCTATGAAAAAGTTGGGCATGGATGACGTCAACATTGATGCCCCTGCGGGGTCGGAAGGCGCCCGGGGGGTTATTGATGGGCAGTATCTCTACAGTCAGCTGGCGAGCCTCTTTGCCACTCTCGGGTTTTCCGCGGTATATGTCCTTGTTGATAAGGTTGATGAGACCGTTTTCACGAACAATGATAAGAGCGCTACCTTTAATCTCATAAGTGCGTTGCTATTCGACCTGCCCACGCTCGAGCAGCCTGGGGTGGCGTATAAGTTTTTCCTGGGCGACTATCTCAAGATGGCGTTCCTTGATGGTGGTGGACGTGATGACCGAATTCTAGTTACGAACCTTCACTGGACTACCGACGAGCTCAGTACAATGCTATCTAGGCGCCTCATGGCGTACTCTGAGAACCAAGTAGATAGTTTTAATGCTTTTCTCGACAAGAATGTGGAGGTAGATCTCCACGAGTTGATTTGCCGCCTGAATCCTGAGTCCCCGCGGGATCTGATTAGGATGTGCGATCGAATTATTACGGAGCATACGCGTCGAGCGGGCTATCCAGTAACAATTGGTCGGTTTTCTATGCTGGCTGGCATTCACGAATTTAGCGCAAATTGGTGCGACAGTCGATTCAGCTCGATCATGAGCGAAATTCGCCGCGTGCCCCTTACCTCTTTTACAAACCGAGAACTTGCCAATAACACCTTTCGTATTGACGATACCTCGATGAGGAATAAAATCGCGAAGTGGGTTGACGCTGGTGCGGTATCTATCGTGGCCCAGCAGCCTGGAGTGCGACCCGGCCGCCCTAGTAATGTCTATGCGTTCGCCGACCCAAGGCTCGTGATCGCTAAAGAAGCTCGCGGCCGCCTGGCTGACTCGTTGAGCACTGGCGTCTTTGTGTGTCGCGAGTGCAATGAAATCGTGATCGCATCCGACGAAGCTGTTAAGTGTTTGTCATGTGGATCAGATTTCAATTCCTGGCATAGCCTCTGGGACTCTGTCACTCCTGGTGCGTGA
- a CDS encoding ferrochelatase → MSTEQTVPVPVHPVPEDAVRPEHAPEEAAPGLDYDARGVMAAKDYDAVIVASFGGPEGQEDVIPFLRNVTRGRGIPDERLEEVATHYRANGGVSPINAQNRALIAALEEEFASRGIDLPVYFGNRNWEPYLPDTLQRAYDDGHRRILTVTTSAYSCYSSCRQYREDMGMALRSTGLEGKLDLDKTRQYFNHPGFVEPFAEGLRSDLISIRGEVGDDARLHVLFATHSIPTADAEAAGPRGLAADLREQAGGAPGEVEGADVYSAQHLDVIREIIARVPEAEGVDWSLVYQSRSGAPHVPWLEPDVNDAMEALAGPDAPADEQGRRVAGFVVVPVGFVSDHMEVLWDLDTEAKETAGELGVAFRRSPTPGTDPRFVAGLADLVEERLGRREGRASTGCFPAWYDVCRPDCCVKVMRDGSVRPTTSAVDAPVRGLAEHEAGQAQGPEGADAR, encoded by the coding sequence ATGAGCACCGAGCAGACCGTCCCGGTCCCCGTGCACCCCGTCCCCGAGGACGCCGTGCGTCCCGAGCACGCCCCCGAGGAGGCCGCCCCGGGCCTCGACTACGACGCCCGCGGCGTCATGGCCGCCAAGGACTACGACGCCGTGATCGTCGCGTCCTTCGGCGGGCCCGAGGGCCAGGAGGACGTGATCCCGTTCCTGCGCAACGTCACGCGCGGGCGCGGCATCCCGGACGAGCGCCTCGAGGAGGTGGCCACCCACTACCGCGCCAACGGGGGCGTGAGCCCCATCAACGCCCAGAACCGCGCGCTGATCGCCGCGCTGGAGGAGGAGTTCGCCTCCCGCGGCATCGACCTGCCCGTGTACTTCGGCAACCGCAACTGGGAGCCGTACCTGCCGGACACGCTCCAGCGGGCGTACGACGACGGCCACCGCCGGATCCTGACGGTCACCACGTCCGCCTACTCCTGCTACTCCTCCTGCCGCCAGTACCGCGAGGACATGGGCATGGCCCTGCGCTCCACCGGGTTGGAGGGGAAGCTGGACCTGGACAAGACCCGCCAGTACTTCAACCACCCCGGCTTCGTGGAGCCCTTCGCCGAGGGCCTGCGTTCGGACCTGATCTCGATCCGCGGCGAGGTGGGCGACGACGCCCGCCTCCACGTCCTGTTCGCCACGCACTCCATCCCCACCGCCGACGCCGAGGCGGCCGGCCCGCGCGGGCTGGCGGCGGACCTGCGTGAGCAGGCCGGCGGCGCCCCGGGCGAGGTCGAGGGCGCGGACGTCTACTCCGCCCAGCACCTCGACGTGATCCGCGAGATCATCGCCCGGGTGCCCGAGGCCGAGGGCGTCGACTGGTCCCTGGTGTACCAGTCCCGCTCCGGCGCCCCGCACGTGCCGTGGCTCGAACCGGACGTCAACGACGCCATGGAGGCCCTGGCCGGTCCGGACGCCCCTGCGGACGAGCAGGGTCGCCGGGTGGCGGGCTTCGTCGTCGTGCCGGTGGGCTTCGTCTCGGACCACATGGAGGTCCTGTGGGACCTGGACACCGAGGCGAAGGAGACTGCCGGCGAGCTCGGCGTGGCCTTCCGCCGCAGCCCCACCCCGGGCACGGACCCGCGGTTCGTGGCGGGCCTGGCCGACCTCGTCGAGGAGCGCCTGGGCCGCCGCGAGGGCCGTGCGTCGACCGGCTGCTTCCCGGCCTGGTACGACGTGTGCCGCCCGGACTGCTGCGTCAAGGTGATGCGGGACGGCTCCGTGCGACCCACCACCTCCGCGGTGGACGCCCCCGTGCGCGGCCTCGCCGAGCACGAGGCCGGCCAGGCCCAGGGCCCGGAGGGGGCCGACGCGCGGTGA
- a CDS encoding ribbon-helix-helix protein, CopG family encodes MAMTLRLTADDEKLLAELAQAEGVSKHEATLRAIREAAERRGHETAVAAASAAARERYADLLDRLGR; translated from the coding sequence ATGGCGATGACCCTGCGACTGACGGCGGATGACGAGAAGCTCCTGGCGGAGCTCGCCCAGGCCGAGGGTGTGAGCAAGCACGAGGCCACCCTCCGGGCCATCCGTGAAGCGGCCGAGCGCCGCGGGCACGAGACGGCGGTCGCGGCGGCATCGGCGGCCGCCCGTGAGCGCTACGCCGACCTTTTGGACCGTCTCGGACGATGA
- a CDS encoding uroporphyrinogen-III synthase — protein MRLLLTRRPAQAGDLEAGLRAMTGPDGVPFEVGFLPATDTELPDDDGLARLRGAVVALGAGEVAVLVVTSPNGARALAAAGWDGSVPAGVRVAATGPGTVRVLREVGVRGAVWVPEEDRSAAGILAGLPGPTRPGDRLLLPQSARASDEFAVRLRELGWAVDRVAAYRTVAYPGDPARRLLPEDPAGADVVSPAELDDQPASTAIVLTSPSAVEELLDTAAAEMLRSGALPCIALGAPTRRAMDAAGLPVAAQATTPDAPGVAAAVRRAMAA, from the coding sequence ATGCGCCTGCTGCTGACCCGCCGCCCGGCCCAGGCGGGCGACCTCGAAGCGGGACTGCGGGCCATGACGGGACCGGACGGCGTCCCGTTCGAGGTCGGGTTCCTGCCGGCCACGGACACCGAGCTGCCCGACGACGACGGCCTCGCGCGCCTGCGCGGGGCCGTCGTCGCGCTCGGGGCCGGCGAGGTCGCGGTGCTGGTGGTGACCAGCCCGAACGGGGCCCGGGCCCTGGCGGCCGCCGGGTGGGACGGGAGTGTGCCCGCGGGTGTGCGGGTGGCCGCCACCGGGCCGGGGACCGTGCGGGTGCTGCGCGAGGTCGGCGTGCGAGGCGCGGTGTGGGTGCCGGAGGAGGACCGCTCCGCTGCGGGCATCCTGGCCGGGCTGCCGGGTCCGACGCGACCGGGGGACCGGCTGCTGCTCCCGCAGTCCGCGCGCGCCTCCGACGAGTTCGCCGTGAGGCTGCGGGAGCTCGGCTGGGCCGTGGACCGTGTGGCGGCCTACCGCACCGTGGCGTATCCGGGGGATCCCGCCCGACGGCTGCTGCCGGAGGACCCGGCCGGCGCGGATGTGGTCTCTCCGGCCGAGCTCGATGATCAGCCGGCGTCGACCGCCATCGTGCTCACCAGCCCCAGTGCGGTGGAGGAGCTGCTGGACACCGCGGCGGCGGAGATGCTGCGCTCGGGCGCGCTGCCGTGCATCGCGCTCGGGGCCCCCACGCGCCGGGCCATGGACGCGGCCGGCCTGCCCGTGGCCGCGCAGGCCACGACGCCGGACGCCCCCGGCGTCGCCGCGGCCGTCAGGCGGGCCATGGCCGCCTGA
- the hemL gene encoding glutamate-1-semialdehyde 2,1-aminomutase, whose protein sequence is MTTTTNAAAFAAAQQVIPGGVDSPVRAFGSVGGTPRFMASARGAYLTDVEGAEYVDLVCSWGPMLLGHNDPRVVEAVHAAVDRGLSFGTSVEGETELARLIASRVPVERVRFVSTGTEATMTALRLARGVTGRNLIVKFAGCYHGHSDGLLAAAGSGVATQALPGSAGVTEAAASETIVVDYNDRAALGAVFAEKGERIAAVITEAVPCNMGVVEPAEGYNAFLREITRRHGALLIWDEVLTGFRATATGGWGLSGQPEGWTPDIWCFGKVIGGGMPAAALAGSEEIMNHLAPLGPVYQAGTLSGNPVAMAAGIATLGDADESVYAAVQRASDALREGVVSAFDAAGLDHSIQRAGTLFSVAFGTSERGVHDYADAQGQEVFRYAPFFQSMLEQGVYLPPSVFEAWFVSAAHDDAAIGRVLDALPAAARAAAAATPQG, encoded by the coding sequence ATGACGACGACGACCAACGCCGCGGCCTTCGCGGCCGCCCAGCAGGTCATCCCCGGGGGCGTGGACTCGCCCGTGCGCGCGTTCGGCTCCGTGGGCGGCACGCCCCGGTTCATGGCCTCCGCGCGCGGGGCGTACCTGACCGACGTGGAGGGCGCCGAGTACGTGGACCTCGTGTGCTCGTGGGGCCCCATGCTGCTCGGCCACAACGACCCCCGCGTGGTCGAGGCCGTGCACGCCGCCGTGGACCGCGGCCTGTCCTTCGGCACCTCCGTGGAGGGGGAGACCGAGCTGGCCCGCCTGATCGCCTCCCGCGTGCCCGTGGAGCGCGTGCGCTTCGTGTCCACCGGCACCGAGGCCACCATGACCGCCCTGCGTCTGGCGCGCGGCGTGACCGGCCGGAACCTGATCGTGAAGTTCGCCGGCTGCTACCACGGCCACTCGGACGGCCTCCTCGCCGCCGCCGGCTCGGGCGTGGCCACGCAGGCCCTGCCCGGCTCGGCCGGCGTCACCGAGGCCGCGGCCTCCGAGACGATCGTGGTGGACTACAACGACCGCGCCGCCCTCGGGGCCGTCTTCGCCGAGAAGGGCGAGCGGATCGCCGCCGTCATCACCGAGGCCGTGCCCTGCAACATGGGCGTGGTGGAGCCCGCCGAGGGCTACAACGCGTTCCTGCGCGAGATCACCCGCCGGCACGGCGCGCTGCTGATCTGGGACGAGGTCCTCACCGGCTTCCGCGCCACCGCCACCGGCGGCTGGGGCCTGTCCGGGCAGCCCGAGGGCTGGACCCCGGACATCTGGTGCTTCGGCAAGGTGATCGGCGGCGGCATGCCCGCGGCCGCCCTGGCCGGCTCGGAGGAGATCATGAACCACCTGGCCCCGCTGGGCCCGGTGTACCAGGCAGGCACCCTCTCAGGGAACCCGGTGGCCATGGCCGCCGGCATCGCCACCCTGGGGGACGCGGACGAGTCCGTGTACGCCGCCGTGCAGCGCGCCTCCGACGCCCTGCGCGAGGGCGTGGTGTCGGCGTTCGATGCCGCGGGCCTGGACCACTCGATCCAGCGCGCCGGCACGCTGTTCTCCGTGGCGTTCGGCACGTCCGAGCGCGGCGTGCACGACTACGCCGACGCCCAGGGCCAGGAGGTCTTCCGCTACGCGCCGTTCTTCCAGTCCATGCTGGAGCAGGGCGTGTACCTGCCGCCCTCGGTGTTCGAGGCATGGTTCGTCTCCGCGGCCCACGACGACGCCGCGATCGGCCGCGTCCTCGACGCCCTGCCGGCCGCGGCACGCGCGGCGGCGGCCGCCACGCCGCAGGGCTGA
- a CDS encoding TetR/AcrR family transcriptional regulator: MTRAFDPEARRAELAEAVGRVLLRDGIGAVSVRTVAAEAGVAVGSLRYVFPSRTDLVVGAARHMVAQSRARLTAPRPGTTARGYAEQLAQGLLPLMEQTRADLEINVALIAEARAVPELRPVRDEVQAGVREAVDGIVRLLRCDPPVAGPMTAAEHHAALRLHALLDGLALGLLHHDDVGPGWQARADEAWGVVLAELDRIAAEAGTVSGGGAA; the protein is encoded by the coding sequence GTGACCCGTGCATTCGACCCCGAGGCGCGCCGCGCCGAACTCGCCGAGGCCGTGGGACGTGTCCTGCTCCGGGACGGGATTGGCGCGGTGTCCGTGCGCACGGTCGCTGCCGAGGCCGGCGTCGCGGTGGGATCCCTGCGCTATGTGTTCCCGAGCCGCACGGACCTGGTGGTCGGCGCGGCACGACACATGGTGGCGCAGTCCCGCGCGCGGCTGACGGCCCCGCGCCCGGGGACCACCGCGCGCGGGTACGCCGAGCAGCTGGCGCAGGGTCTGCTGCCGCTCATGGAGCAGACCCGCGCCGACCTGGAGATCAATGTCGCCCTCATCGCGGAGGCGCGAGCCGTGCCTGAGCTGCGGCCGGTGCGGGACGAGGTCCAGGCCGGGGTGCGGGAGGCCGTGGACGGGATCGTGCGACTGCTGCGCTGCGACCCGCCCGTGGCAGGTCCGATGACCGCGGCGGAGCATCACGCCGCGCTGCGGCTGCACGCGCTGCTGGACGGGCTCGCCCTCGGCCTGCTCCATCACGACGACGTCGGCCCGGGATGGCAGGCCCGGGCCGACGAGGCGTGGGGGGTGGTGCTCGCAGAACTCGACCGGATCGCGGCGGAGGCCGGGACCGTCAGCGGCGGCGGCGCTGCTTGA
- a CDS encoding NYN domain-containing protein, with protein MPEPTPASLRIAVLLDCDNISPKYAGLILEELATYGTPTIKRAYGDWTTTNLNGWKKALNELAIQPVQQFAYTIGKNSSDSALIIDAMDLLWMGNVDAFALVSSDSDFTRLATRLRESGKRVIGLGARKTPASLRNAVDQFIYLELLGTHTDDVDDAEPAPSLEADPSPKDIREAKEGPSTGNRRSGGRSKSKTAARSTEPAESTETITDDATAADRPAESAAPADQATAAPQRTVRGRGRGAGRGSVLVDVESDEVITPAEDPTPPDVRADDDEAASRINLQSALVKAVNATSGDDGWASLSLIGQHVTRAHVDFDPRDFGHAKLSTLVADQPYLETRTEGRSMEVSLKQRRRR; from the coding sequence ATGCCTGAACCCACCCCCGCCTCCCTGCGCATCGCCGTGCTCCTGGACTGCGACAACATCTCGCCCAAGTACGCCGGCCTGATCCTCGAGGAGCTGGCCACGTACGGCACGCCCACCATCAAGCGCGCCTACGGGGACTGGACCACCACGAACCTCAACGGCTGGAAGAAGGCGCTCAACGAGCTCGCCATCCAGCCCGTGCAGCAGTTCGCGTACACGATCGGCAAGAACTCCTCGGACTCGGCGCTGATCATCGACGCGATGGACCTGCTCTGGATGGGCAACGTGGACGCGTTCGCGCTGGTCTCCTCCGACTCCGACTTCACGCGCCTGGCCACCCGCCTGCGCGAGTCCGGCAAGCGCGTGATCGGCCTGGGCGCCCGCAAGACCCCCGCCTCCCTGCGCAACGCCGTGGACCAGTTCATCTACCTCGAGCTGCTCGGCACCCACACGGACGACGTCGACGACGCCGAGCCGGCCCCCTCCCTCGAGGCCGACCCCTCCCCCAAGGACATCCGCGAGGCCAAGGAGGGCCCGTCCACGGGCAACCGGCGCTCCGGCGGCCGGTCCAAGTCCAAGACGGCCGCACGCTCCACCGAGCCCGCGGAGTCCACCGAGACCATCACCGATGACGCCACGGCCGCGGACCGTCCCGCCGAGTCGGCCGCACCGGCCGACCAGGCCACCGCCGCCCCGCAGCGCACCGTGCGCGGCCGTGGCCGCGGCGCCGGCCGCGGCTCCGTGCTGGTGGACGTGGAGTCGGACGAGGTCATCACCCCCGCCGAGGACCCCACCCCCCCGGACGTGCGCGCGGACGACGACGAGGCCGCCTCCCGCATCAACCTCCAGTCCGCACTGGTCAAGGCCGTCAACGCCACCTCCGGCGACGACGGCTGGGCCTCGCTCTCCCTGATCGGCCAGCACGTGACCCGCGCCCACGTGGACTTCGACCCGCGCGACTTCGGCCACGCGAAGCTCTCGACGCTCGTCGCCGACCAGCCGTACCTGGAGACCCGCACGGAGGGCCGCAGCATGGAGGTCTCGCTCAAGCAGCGCCGCCGCCGCTGA
- a CDS encoding GAP family protein, protein MTPVALLGTLALLALVDSTSVGTLIVPVWLLLSGRRPPVGRLLLYLAVVAALYFLLGLAVLLGAGAVIATAGDGIGATLESTPAYIAQVVIGAGLLVLSFVIEPADGGARRRARRAARVGASAERTAESAAAHRRRGWRERITGSSGAVVGVAVAAVALEVATMLPYLGAIGLLTAHAPSLGAAVGLLAGYCLVMVLPALVLLGLRLAAAARIDPALRRVDGWANLSGAATAAWILGILGVVLAVQGVGVLAQRGVLG, encoded by the coding sequence ATGACGCCCGTCGCCCTGCTCGGCACGCTCGCGCTCCTCGCACTCGTCGACTCCACCAGCGTCGGCACGCTCATCGTGCCGGTCTGGCTCCTGCTCTCCGGACGGCGCCCGCCGGTCGGCCGCCTCCTCCTCTACCTGGCCGTCGTCGCGGCTCTGTACTTCCTGCTCGGCCTCGCCGTGCTCCTCGGCGCGGGTGCCGTCATCGCCACAGCGGGCGACGGGATCGGAGCCACCCTGGAGTCCACCCCCGCGTACATCGCCCAGGTCGTGATCGGCGCGGGACTGCTCGTCCTGAGCTTCGTGATCGAGCCCGCCGACGGGGGCGCGCGTCGTCGCGCCCGCCGGGCCGCCCGGGTCGGTGCTTCGGCCGAGCGGACGGCCGAGTCCGCCGCCGCGCACCGACGCCGAGGCTGGCGCGAGCGGATCACGGGCTCGTCGGGGGCGGTGGTCGGTGTGGCGGTGGCCGCCGTGGCGCTCGAGGTCGCCACGATGCTGCCCTACCTCGGCGCGATCGGACTGCTCACGGCCCACGCACCGTCCCTGGGCGCCGCCGTCGGACTGCTGGCCGGATACTGCCTCGTCATGGTGCTGCCGGCACTCGTCCTGCTGGGCCTGCGGCTGGCCGCAGCGGCGCGCATCGACCCTGCGCTGCGCCGCGTGGACGGCTGGGCGAACCTCTCCGGCGCCGCCACCGCGGCCTGGATCCTCGGCATCCTCGGCGTGGTGCTGGCGGTCCAGGGGGTCGGCGTCCTGGCGCAACGCGGCGTGCTCGGCTGA